A region of Bacillus rossius redtenbacheri isolate Brsri chromosome 2, Brsri_v3, whole genome shotgun sequence DNA encodes the following proteins:
- the LOC134528897 gene encoding activity-regulated cytoskeleton-associated protein-like, giving the protein MCATCEGKVNSPAPVTVVNETRRDNIRVKLPEFSGHPYEDPEKFTRACQDRLARYGVPQEEWTECVTEQLRGPATDRWAMTGEYGVEWEDFAPRLEARFNAARARAQCQRALFCEPQRADEDVETFIRSKMRLHRRLDAGGPVNAALDVTVELMKRELRLHLWGAVDRELEDFVQLAKEIERDLRLSPRPRDTAARRRGASPSPRTAPEDEWAVVPYVNPPPPPGATRRGAK; this is encoded by the coding sequence ATGTGCGCGACGTGCGAGGGCAAAGTGAACTCGCCCGCACCCGTGACCGTCGTAAACGAAACCCGACGAGACAACATCCGGGTCAAGCTGCCGGAATTCTCCGGGCACCCTTACGAAGACCCGGAGAAATTCACACGGGCGTGCCAGGACCGCCTGGCCAGGTACGGCGTACCTCAGGAAGAGTGGACGGAATGCGTCACGGAACAGCTGAGGGGGCCAGCAACGGACAGGTGGGCCATGACGGGCGAATACGGCGTGGAATGGGAGGACTTCGCGCCGCGTCTGGAGGCCCGGTTCAATGCCGCCCGCGCACGCGCCCAGTGCCAGCGCGCCCTGTTCTGCGAACCGCAAAGGGCAGACGAAGACGTGGAAACCTTCATCCGGTCGAAGATGAGGCTACACCGGCGGCTGGACGCCGGCGGACCAGTCAACGCGGCGCTTGACGTGACGGTAGAGCTGATGAAGAGGGAGCTGCGCCTGCACCTGTGGGGGGCCGTGGACAGGGAGCTCGAGGACTTCGTCCAGCTGGCGAAAGAAATCGAGCGGGACCTACGCCTGTCACCGCGCCCGCGGGACACAGCAGCCCGCCGCCGAGGGGCGTCCCCGTCACCCAGGACGGCCCCAGAGGACGAGTGGGCGGTAGTACCGTAtgtaaacccccctccccctcccggcGCCACCCGCCGGGGGGCGAAGTGA